A region from the Pelobates fuscus isolate aPelFus1 chromosome 3, aPelFus1.pri, whole genome shotgun sequence genome encodes:
- the NAA38 gene encoding N-alpha-acetyltransferase 38, NatC auxiliary subunit has protein sequence MAAQLEENGCSRQSSPTAGDSDSEVADSARHKLESLLNRNMRIEMTDGRSLVGCFLCTDRDCNVILGSAQEFLRPSDSFPVREPRVLGLAMVPGHHIVSIEVELENVASPQYL, from the exons ATGGCGGCTCAGCTGGAGGAGAATGGCTGCAGCAGGCAGAGCAGCCCCACCGCCGGG gactctGACAGCGAGGTGGCCGATTCTGCTCGCCATAAGCTTGAATCTCTCCTGAATCGCAACATGCGGATAGAAATGACAGACGGACGTTCACTAGTGGGATGTTTCCTCTGCACGGACCGGGATTGTAATGTTATCCTGGGCTCGGCGCAAGAATTCCTCCGACCATCAG ACTCGTTTCCGGTCAGAGAGCCACGCGTCCTGGGTCTCGCCATGGTTCCTGGCCACCACATCGTCTCCATAGAGGTGGAACTTGAAAACGTGGCCTCCCCTCAGTATCTCTGA